From the Accumulibacter sp. genome, one window contains:
- a CDS encoding circularly permuted type 2 ATP-grasp protein, producing MPPSLVSFYPKKADRFDEMLADDGSVRPSWQSFVTQLDAATPEQMRHRLDYVRRRILENGVTYNVYADPKGADRPWELDPLPLILSPGEWRQLSAAVTQRARLLNAVLQDLYGPQTLLHDGSLPPALIFGHKNYLWPCRGLRLPGEIHLHLYAADLARSPDGRWWVIADRTQAPSGAGYALENRTIVGRVFPEQFRDLHVQHLASFFRDLQDSLAYWAPTSGETALVVLLTPGPYNETYFEHAYLARYLGFPLVEGHDLTVRGERVYLRTLSGLRRVHAILRRLDDDFCDPLELRSDSALGIPGLMQAVRAGNVLVANALGSGLLESPALPGFLPAISEKLLGEKLLMPSVATWWCGERAALEFTIEHLDDLVIKGSYPSQRFDPLFGNELRGSQRQEMIARLRARPQAYVAQELVNFSQAPAWHERHERALLPRGVGLRVFVAATPAGHVVMPGGLTRVAAVSNARIISMQRGGSSKDTWVLTEQAVNTFSLLKHSVGKADLVRGGRNLSSRVVESLYWFGRYAERCDKTSRVLRVALARLIDAGGDAQNALGAVCDLARILQVLPAAEQESGKVDTTEAPPSREAELLRAVCGKEWGEGLAGDIRRLLWVATQVRERFSLDNWHAINRLQQRLQHYSTAGKALPPAPSDALAFLDEVLLTSSSLAGFAMDNMTRDDGWRFLIIGRRIERLMFLANMVAGFLRLESTRAAGSLEWLLELSDSIITYRSRYMTQPQVLPTIDLIVFDEGNPHSVSFQLQILVRYLDNLTRLLGGPPEESMRSARAALRGFDLGRFEGLSFSQCRVCDPCLDLALLLGDISLAAAALSDRLEMRFFSHVGDVSRQTFAS from the coding sequence ATGCCGCCATCGCTCGTTTCGTTCTACCCGAAGAAGGCCGACCGCTTCGACGAAATGCTCGCCGACGACGGCAGCGTGCGGCCGTCGTGGCAGTCTTTCGTCACCCAGCTCGATGCGGCAACGCCGGAGCAGATGCGCCATCGGCTCGACTACGTGCGGCGGCGCATTCTCGAGAACGGCGTCACCTACAACGTCTACGCCGATCCCAAGGGCGCCGATCGTCCCTGGGAACTCGATCCGCTGCCGCTGATCCTCTCACCCGGCGAGTGGCGGCAGCTCTCGGCCGCGGTCACCCAGCGGGCACGCCTGCTGAATGCCGTGCTGCAGGATCTGTATGGCCCGCAGACCCTGCTCCATGACGGCAGCCTGCCGCCGGCACTGATCTTCGGGCACAAGAACTATCTCTGGCCCTGCCGCGGGCTGCGGCTGCCGGGGGAGATTCACCTGCACCTCTACGCCGCCGATCTGGCGCGCTCGCCGGACGGTCGCTGGTGGGTGATCGCCGATCGCACGCAGGCGCCTTCGGGCGCCGGCTATGCCCTCGAGAACCGGACGATCGTCGGCCGGGTGTTTCCCGAGCAGTTCCGCGACCTGCACGTGCAGCATCTCGCGTCGTTCTTCCGTGACCTGCAGGACAGCCTGGCCTACTGGGCGCCAACCAGCGGCGAGACGGCGCTGGTCGTCCTCCTGACGCCGGGACCGTACAACGAGACCTACTTCGAACACGCTTACCTGGCGCGTTACCTCGGCTTCCCGCTGGTCGAGGGGCACGATCTGACGGTGCGCGGCGAGCGCGTGTACCTGCGCACGCTCAGCGGCCTGCGCCGCGTCCATGCCATCCTGCGGCGTCTCGATGACGATTTCTGCGATCCGCTCGAGTTGCGCAGCGACTCGGCCCTGGGCATCCCCGGACTGATGCAGGCGGTGCGCGCCGGCAACGTGCTGGTTGCCAATGCGCTCGGCAGCGGCCTGCTCGAATCGCCGGCGCTGCCCGGCTTCCTGCCGGCGATCAGCGAGAAGCTGCTCGGCGAGAAGCTGCTGATGCCTTCGGTTGCCACCTGGTGGTGCGGCGAACGGGCAGCCCTCGAATTCACCATCGAGCACCTCGACGATCTGGTGATCAAGGGATCCTATCCCTCACAGCGCTTCGACCCGCTCTTTGGCAACGAACTGAGGGGCAGCCAGCGGCAGGAGATGATCGCCCGCCTGCGCGCCAGACCGCAGGCCTATGTCGCCCAGGAACTCGTCAACTTCTCGCAGGCGCCGGCGTGGCACGAGCGTCACGAGCGCGCGCTGCTGCCGCGCGGAGTTGGCCTGCGCGTCTTCGTCGCGGCGACGCCGGCCGGCCACGTCGTCATGCCGGGCGGCCTGACGCGCGTCGCCGCGGTCTCCAACGCGCGCATCATCTCGATGCAGCGCGGCGGCTCGAGCAAGGACACGTGGGTGCTCACGGAGCAGGCGGTCAATACCTTCAGCCTGCTCAAGCACTCGGTCGGCAAGGCGGACCTCGTCCGTGGCGGGCGCAACCTGTCGTCGCGCGTCGTCGAGAGTCTCTACTGGTTCGGACGTTATGCCGAACGCTGCGACAAGACCTCCCGTGTGCTGCGCGTTGCCCTGGCGCGGCTGATCGATGCCGGTGGCGACGCGCAGAACGCGCTCGGCGCCGTCTGCGATCTCGCCCGCATCCTGCAGGTGCTGCCGGCCGCCGAACAGGAAAGTGGCAAGGTCGACACGACCGAAGCGCCGCCATCGCGCGAAGCCGAACTGCTGCGCGCCGTCTGCGGCAAGGAGTGGGGCGAGGGTCTGGCCGGTGACATCCGCCGCCTGCTCTGGGTGGCGACGCAGGTGCGCGAGCGCTTCTCGCTCGACAACTGGCATGCGATCAATCGGCTGCAGCAGAGGTTGCAGCATTACAGCACCGCTGGCAAGGCGCTGCCGCCGGCACCGAGCGATGCGCTGGCCTTCCTCGACGAGGTGCTGCTCACCTCGTCGTCGCTCGCCGGTTTCGCGATGGACAACATGACGCGCGACGATGGCTGGCGTTTCCTGATCATCGGCCGGCGGATCGAGCGGCTGATGTTCCTTGCCAACATGGTCGCCGGCTTCCTGCGACTCGAGTCGACGCGAGCTGCCGGCAGTCTGGAGTGGTTGCTCGAGCTGAGCGACAGCATCATCACCTACCGTTCGCGCTACATGACGCAGCCGCAGGTGTTGCCAACCATCGACCTGATCGTCTTCGACGAGGGCAATCCGCATTCGGTATCGTTCCAGCTGCAGATCCTCGTCCGCTACCTCGACAACCTGACCCGCCTGCTCGGCGGCCCGCCGGAAGAGAGCATGCGCTCGGCGCGCGCAGCGCTGCGGGGCTTCGACCTCGGCCGCTTCGAGGGATTGAGCTTCAGCCAGTGTCGCGTGTGCGATCCCTGCCTCGACTTGGCGCTGCTTCTCGGCGACATATCGCTCGCTGCCGCGGCGCTCTCCGATCGTCTGGAGATGCGCTTCTTCAGTCACGTCGGCGATGTCAGCCGGCAGACCTTCGCTTCCTGA